The segment ATTGACTTCAAAGAAATTAAAGTAAAAGACAATCGACTTGAGATATTAAGAATACCAACTGTACTGAATCCATTCAAGGCACACGGACGAATAACCTTTGACCTTTCTGATTCTGAAAATAACACGGTGACAGTTAAGTGCAAAATATTACCACAAGACGGTATTTTTCCCTACGTACTTGTTTTCTACTTCGGGTTTTTCACACTGTGGACAATAGCTTGTTTCTTAATTGCGTGGGGTGACTTAAAAGTATTATTGCTTGTAATTACTGGATGGACAGTTTTCGGACTAGTAATATATTTGGGACTGCTTTATATTAAGAGTGGACTCCGAAATTACTCAAGACGAATCGTAAAGGAATTAATGACTGAGAAGAAAGCCAGCCGCTAACAAAAAGTTTATGCCAGCTGCTGGTTTGGTGTAGGTATCAAGTTTAGTTTTCTTAAATTCGTTCAGCCACGTGGGACAAAGACGCGCTTCGAAAGCCGCAGCCGTCATAAACTCAAACGTTGGCAGCAATAGTTATTGGACAGACACCAACTAATTATAAAATATATGTGTCTTACAAATAAAGCGTAATGAAAAGGGTGGGACTAATATTTATCGTACTAATTCTCTTTATGGGAAACTGTACTTATGACGCTGTTGAGAAAAGTGAAACAACTGACTGCTCAATTGACGAAATTGTTAAATCTAGAGAAAATGCTCGGGCTTTGATACTTGGAAAATGGAATTGGGTTCAGACAACTTATAATAGACGGGGTATAGGATTGACTACTGAGACACCGAACTCAACAGGCAAAGTATTGATATTTAAATTCTTTGGCAACAAAGTACAAATCTTGGAAAACAATAACTTGACCGAAGAGACTTATGAAATCAAGTTTTGGGGAGAAGGGACAAATACTGTGGACGAAATTTTAGTGGTTAGATTCTTCAAATTGACAGGAGAATTTCAAGGTACAAGTTTGCTTTTCTTAAACCCTTCTGGGACATGTTTGACTTTAGTAAATTCATATAATGACGTAGGCGGAGATTTAAAATTTATAAGAGCAGATTAAAAACTACTGCTGCCAACACCGGGTTTGTTTAATGGCGGGCGACCGTGTCGCCCGGGAGAAATTAAGCGAGAAAGGAGTACTAGAATTAAGTGACGCTGAATTAAAAAGAATACAAGAGATAAAGAGTTCAAAACAAAAAGTACCGACTTGTTCAGGTTGTGTATACTGGGACGAATTACCGTTAAGTGACTTGTTCGATACAAAAAATAGAGAAATCATTTCAGCAAGCGCAGACTATTGGTTTGACCGATACTATAAAAAATAAGGTAATTAAGGACTTTGACACCCAAAATACTTTCGGCTGGGCAGCCAGTTCGACCTTGGACTTCACCTACGACAAAGACTCTATAGCCGACAAGGACACTCTGAAAGTATTGGACTTGAGAAATAGATTTCGATCGACTGACCGCCCAGCCGGCAACACCAGGTTTATGCCAGCTGCGGGTGACAGGTTGAAATGTAGTTTGGTTTTACCAATTTCGTTTTCAACACGTGGGATAAATCGACTTCGAAAACCGCAGCCGTCATAAACCCAAAACGTTGCGGGAAGCCACCCACTCCGTAGACAAATCCGGTCATACAGACTAAAATCCGGCTAAAAAAGGCTTTTTTAAAAGTTTCACTTTAGGACAACTCTTCCTATCTTTGCCTCGTGGACAAAAAGAAGAAACAGAGGACTATTATTTTCTATAAGACCTACTTTGACGATGCAGACGAACCAGTAGATAAAGGTGGAAAAGATATTGGATTTTCCCCGAAAGAATTACTTGCGTCAGCATTAGCGGCCTGCACCAGTGCAACAGTACGTATGTATGCTGACCGCAAGCATTGGCCATTAGACGAAGTAAAAATTGATATTAACTTAGAGCGAGATGAAGTGACCAACAAAACTGTTATTAATCGAAAAGTTCAATTCATTGGCACTCTGGATGACGAACAACGGAAAAGATTACTCGCAGTAGCCAATGCCTGTCCGGTACATAAAATTCTAACCAATCCGATTGAAATAAATACCAGCTTATAATGGAATCCTACAAAGTTCCGCCTCGAGACTCTGCCAGATACGCAATCATTACGCAGCGTCCCCTCGGGAAGTGCTGCTGAGAAAAAATGGATAATTACTAAATTTAAAAAATGCTGGATACCCATTGGAAAAATAAAATCGACACGGTAACAGAAAAATTTGTAGAGCGCTTTGGAGCACTGACTATCACACAGCTCAACCACAAACCCGATCGAAATGTGTGGAGTGTGGCTCAAAACATAGCCCACCTTATTTTATTAAATAGCTCATACTTCCGATATTTTGATGAAATAAAAAAAGGCAATCATGTTTTGCCGTCAGGCTCACCTGAGCAGCAGGCAGCTGAGTCCTTACGAATAATACACCCTTACACCAGTAGCGACAGGCTAAAAAGAGCTGGTACATGGACCATCTGGCAGCCCGCAAATGAAATCTTTGACTCAAGGATATTGAGTGATTTCTCAGATCATCAATCCGTTTTTAAAAATCACATTGTGGGGCTTCAAAACTTCTACTCGCAGTCAACTTATATAAAATACCCGGGAGAGACAGAACTTGTTTTTCGATTGGAGGACTGCATCGATTTCTTAATTGAGCATGAAAATCGTCATTGGATACAGGCTAATGAAGTTACTGCAAACAAAAGCTAATTGAGTAAAATGTAAAAAAGGTGACCCGTTGCCAGGTCACCTTTACTTAAATCAACTAAAAACTGTAATTAATTCAAATCGAAACGATCAAGATTCATCACCTTGTTCCAGGCAGCCACAAAGTCCTTAACGAATTTCTCCTGCGCATCGGCACAAGCATAAACTTCAGCTAATGCCCGTAACTCAGAGTTTGATCCAAATACAAGATCCACACGTGTGCCCGTCCACTTTACGGTGCCCGTTTTACGATCACGACCTTCAAACACATCCTGCACATCTGCTATCGCTGACCAGGTTGTACTCATATCCAACAGGTTCATGAAAAAGTCATTCGTGAGCGCCTCTGGCTTTTTGGTAAATACACCATGCTTCGAGTTATCAAAGTTGGTGTTGAGTACCCGCATACCGCCTACCAACACGGTAAGTTCAGGTGCGGTAAGGGTTAACAGTTGCGCTTTGTCAACCAGCAACTCCTCTGCGGATACCGTGTATTTTTTCTTCATGTAGTTGCGGAAACCATCGGCAATGGGCTCCAGCACTTCAAATGATTCTACATCGGTTTGCTCTTGTGAAGCATCACCACGGCCTGGTGTAAACGGTACCGTTACGCTGTGACCTGCATTCTTCGCGGCCTGCTCAACACCGGCACATCCGGCCAGCACAATCAAATCGGCCAGTGAAACATGCTTGCCGCCTGTGTTGAAATCTTTTTGAATGCCCTCAAGCGTTTGTAACACTTTTGCCAGTTGAGTGGGGTTGTTCACTTCCCAATTCTTCTGTGGGGCAAGACGAATGCGTGCACCGTTTGCTCCTCCGCGTTTATCTGATCCACGGAAAGTGGAAGCAGAAGCCCATGCTGTGGAAACCAGTTGTGATACCGTTAAGCCGGAAGCCAGTATTTTGACTTTCAATGCGGCAATGTCTTTATCATCAATCAGTTTATGTTTTACAGCAGGAATAGGATCTTGCCAGATCAATTCCTCCTTCGGCACTTCTGGACCGAGGTAGCGTGCAATCGGGCCCATGTCACGATGGGTTAACTTAAACCATGCACGCGCAAATGCATCGGCAAACTCATCCGGATTTTCCATAAAGCGCCTGGAAATCTTCTCATAAATCGGATCAAACCTTAAGGAAAGATCGGTGGTGAGCATGCGTGGCTCATGGCGTTTCGATTTATCGAAGGCATCGGGAACGGTACCGGCACCTGCACCGTGTTTGGGTTTCCACTGGTGTGCTCCGGCAGGGCTTTTTGTTAACTCCCACTCGTAACCGAACAGGTTCCAGAAAAAGTTATTGCTCCACTTGGTGGGTGTTGTTGTCCAGGTAACTTCAATGCCACTGGTAATGGTATCGCCAGCTTTACCTGAACCATAGCTGCTTTTCCAACCCAAGCCTTGTTCTTCAATGCCGGCTGCTTCAGGATCTGGGCCAACGTGTGTTGCCGGGGCAGCACCATGGGTTTTTCCGAAGGTGTGACCACCCGCAATCAAAGCAACGGTTTCTTCATCGTTCATCGCCATGCGCTTAAACGTCTCGCGAATATCAATGGCCGCTTTTAGCGGATCAGGATTGCCGTTCGGGCCTTCCGGGTTCACATAAATCAATCCCATCTGTACAGCAGCTAGCGGGTTTTCAAGATCACGCTCACCGGTGTATCGGTTATCATCCAACCATTTGCTTTCCGATCCCCAATACACATCCTCCTGGGGTTCCCATACATCTTCACGACCTCCGGCAAAACCAAAAGTTTTAAAGCCCATCGATTCAAGGGCAACGTTACCCGCAAGAACCATCAAGTCGGCCCAAGAGATTTTCTTTCCATATTTCTGTTTAATAGGCCACAGTAACCTGCGCGCTTTATCAAGGTTCGTGTTATCTGGCCAGCTATTCAGTGGCGCAAAGCGCTGCTGCCCGGCACCTGCTCCACCGCGTCCATCGCCAGTGCGGTACGTACCGGCACTATGCCAGGCCATACGAATGAATAACGGCCCATAGTGACCAAAATCTGCCGGCCACCAGTCTTGCGAATCGGTCATCAACGCATGCAAATCTTTCTTTAATCCTTCATAATCAAGTTTCTTGAATTCCTGGGCATAATTGAATTGTTCGCCCATTGGATTGGACAAGGAAGAGTGTTGACGTAGAACATTTAATTTCAATTGGTTAGGCCACCAGTCACGGTTTCGCGTTCCACCTCCTGCGGTTTGCTTACCCGCATGAAACGGACACTTGCTTTCACCATTCATTGTTGCTGCTTTATTTTCCATATTTCTGAGTTATTAAGTAATGGTATTGAAAAGTTAATAATAGTTGGTCATGACTTTTTCCGCAATGACCATAGTCATGTTTTAGATTCAGGACGGTAAGGTTACAGGTGTTTTAACTATAAGTCAAATTGATTATTTTTATAAACTTATAGTTATAATCTATGACATTAACCCAACTGGAGTACATCGTGGCCCTTGACACCTGGCGGCATTTTGTACTGGCCTCCGAAAAGTGTTTTGTAACCCAGCCCACCCTCAGTATGCAAATTCAAAAGCTGGAGGAAGAACTGGAGGTAAAGATTTTCGATCGCACCAAGCAACCGGTTGTCCCTACCGAAATTGGCGTTGGTATTATCGCACAGGCGCGTATTGTACTGCGTGAGGCTGGGTTTATAAACCAACTGATAGCCGAACAAAAAAACACTATGGCCGGTGAACTTCGCATGGGCATTATTCCAACGCTTGCCCCCTACCTGTTGCCTCAGCTTTTCAAAAACATCAGCCAAAAATACCCACAGGTAAAACTTACTGTTAAAGAAACGATTACTGAAGATGTAGTGCACGATTTAAAACAAAACCGAATTGACTGTGGAATTGTAGTAACACCATTAAACGACCATTCGGTAAATGAAGATGTTTTGTTTTATGAAGAGCTGTTTGTTTATGTTTCAAAAAGGAATGTACTGCACAATAAAAAGTACGTATTACCCTCTGAAATAGACCCTAACCAACTTTGGTTGTTGGAAGAAGGGCATTGTTTCCGGTCGCAGATTTTAAACTTATGCGAGCTGCGTAAGCATTCTGATTTTCACTTTAACTATGAAACCGGAAACATCGAAACCCTGAAAAGAATGGTGGACAACACCGATGGGATTACTATTTTACCCGAACTGGCCGTAATGGAATTCAATAAAGCTCAATTGAACCAGGTAAAAAGATTGAGAGAACCAAGTCCGGCACGCGAGGTAAGCCTGGTAACACATCGTGATCACTTGAAGACAAAACTACTTAAAACACTGAAAGAAGAGATTTTGGCCATTGTACCCAAGCCCATGCATAAATTGCAAAACAAGAAGGTTGTGGAGATCAATTATTGATTGGTGGGCAGAACCCTAACCCAAAATTTATTCATTACTATCCACAATATGTTGACTGATCACCCGGTACAACTCTGCGAGTTTTTCATCTTGTTGTAAAAAGGCCATGTGCCTGTCGAGCGTTTCCAGGTCGCCACGTTTGGCCGGGCCGGTTTGAGCTTGTTCTGGTCCGATGGCAAGGCTCTTATTCAGCGCTTCAGCTATTAAGGGTTTCAGCCAATCGAAGTCGAGATCATTTTGGTCTGCCACTTGTTTAGAAATACGCAGCATGTGGTTGGTGAAGTTAGAAGCAAACACAGCCGCCACGTGTAAAGCCTTACGTTTGTCCGAATCAATACTGAATACCTGCCGGGAAATGGCATGCCCCATTTTTATCAAAATTTTCTCTACTCCTTCTGATTCGCTTTCAATAAAAATCGGCAGATCATTAAAGTCAATTTTTCGGGTTTTACTAAACGTTTGTAAAGGGTAAAACACGCCAATGTCGGGTGTTGCGGCATAACCTAATTTGCTTAACGACTGGCTGCCTGACGTGTGGACCAAAATGGCATCATCGGGCAAAATAATTTCGCGCGCCACCTCTTCTATAGCATCATCGGAAACCGCGATAATAAACAACCGTGAATCACTGGTAGAGAAATCCAATGTAGCTTTAACCTCCGCTTCATAAAGCCTTTCCACCAGTGCAGCGGCATGGGAAGGATTTCTGCTGTATACTTCGCGCACGGAGTAACCGGCATTATCCAACGCGGGTGCCAGATGCCACGCTAAATTTCCTGATCCTGCAAACGATACCGAACTGCTCATCGCGATTAAAATTAGAGAAATAACTGATGTAAATCAGTAGCAACGTAGTAACTTATACAGTTATTTGTTCCATCAACCTTCGTGTATTATGTATCCCAAAATTGTATCGGCCCGCGAAGCTGTAAAAGTAATTGAATCGGGCAATCGTGTTTTTGTGCATGGTAGTGCTGCTACTCCACAGTTCTTGTTAAAAGCATTGGCCAAACGCGCACATGAATTAAAACATGTTGAACTGGTGGCCGTGAGTACTCTGGGTGAACTGGAACTTGCCAAACCAGAGTACGCTGAAAGTTTTTATATCAATTCCCTGTTTGTGTCAGAAAACATTCGGGGCGCCATTAATGATGGACGTGGAAATTACATTCCAATATTCCTAAGTGAGATTTCGCGATTGTTTGAAAAGAATATCCTTCCGCTTGATGTAGCCCTTCTGCACATATCCCCTCCGGATAAACACGGATTGTGTTCTCTTGGAGTTTCGGTAGATGTTGCACGGGCAGCCGCCAAGCATGCCAAGCACATTATTGCCCAGGTAAACCCCAACATGCCGCGTACGCATGGTGATGGCTTTATTGATATTCATCAGATACATACACTGGTAGAAACAGATGATAACCTGCCCGAGGTTAATTACGCAGCACAAATTACCGATTGTGACCGCACTATTGGAAAATATGTAGCCGAACTTGTGGAAGATCGTAGCACGCTGCAAATGGGTATTGGCGCAATCCCCGATGCGGTGCTGGAAAGCTTAACGCACTGTAAGGATTTAGGGGTGCATACCGAAATGTTTTCGAATGGTGTGATTGACCTGATGAAGAAAGGTGTGATCACCAATAAGTACAAAAAGAAACACCGCGGCAAGACAGTAACTTCCTTTGCCATTGGCTCACGTGACCTGTATTCATTTGTAGATGACAATCCACAATTTGCTTTTCTGGAAGCTGAATATGTGAATGATGGTCGTATTATCCGCACCAACCCCAAGGTAGTGGCTATTAACAGTGCTATTGAAATTGATATCACCGGGCAAGTGTGTGCTGATTCGATTGGTACCTACCAGTATTCCGGTGTTGGCGGGCAAATGGATTTTATACGGGGCGCTTCATTATCAGAAGGCGGCAAGCCCATTATCGCCATGGGCTCTGCTACCAAAAAAGGTGCTTCTAAGATTGTTCCGTATTTAAAACAAGGTGCGGGTGTGGTAACCACGCGGGCACACATGCATTACGTAGTTACCGAATATGGCGTAGCGTATCTGTACGGCAAAAATTTACGTCAGCGAGCATATGAGTTAATGCACATTGCACACCCTGATAACCGTGAAGCCTTAGAGCAGGAAATTATCAAGCGGTTTGGAAGCAATGTGTACGCAGTGCAATAATTAAACTTCTACTTTATAAACTTCCGCAAGTTTATCTACTGCGTAATCTATTTCTTCGTCCGTATTGTACTTGCTAAATGAGAAGCGTACGGCCGACCGTTTTGATTCCGGATATAATGCCGCTAAGACATGCGAGCCCGTGGTAGCACCACTTGAACAGGCACTTCCGCCCGATGCGGATATGCCCTGAAGGTCAAGGTTGAAAAGAAGCAAACCGCTATCATCGGTTTCCGGCAAGCTTACATTCAATACGGTATAGAGGCTTCGCTCAAGATTAGCAGAGTCGCCATTGAACATAACACCCGGAATATTTTCCTTTAGCTTTTCAATCATATGTGATTTTAATGCGGTGATGTGCTTTACATGCTCATCCATTTCGCGATAGGCTATCTCCAGTGCTTTTGCCAACCCGATAATACCGTAAACATTTTCCGTTCCGCCACGCATGTTACGCTCTTGTGCTCCACCATGAATGAAGGAATGAATTTTCTTGTCCTTACGGATGTACATGAAGCCCGCACCTTTGGGGCCGTGGAACTTATGTGCACCGGCTGTCATGCCGCACACCTTCAACGAGCGCATGTCGTGGCGATAATGCCCAATTGTTTGTACGGTATCGGAATGAAAAAATGCTCCGTTTGCTTCGCATAACTCACCAACACGGTTAATGTCCAACAGGTTTCCGATTTCATTATTGGCGTGCATCAGTGAAACCATCGCGTTGGGATATTTTTTTAGTAACGCTTCAAGGTCGTTGAGGTCAACATGGCCTTTCTCTTCCAACTTAACCATGTGCAACTGAGCCTTACCATGGTTGGTTAGGTTTTCAAGCGTATGGGTTACTGCGTGGTGTTCGATGGGGGACGAGATGATATGTCTGATGTTATACGTTTCCGCAGCGCATACCAAAATTGCATTGTCAGCCTCAGTGCCACCCGAAGTAAATATGATTTCACCCGGGGTACAATTCAACAACTCAGCAATCTTCTTTCTTGACGACTCAATAGCCGCGCGCACCTTGCGCCCGTGGGCGTGTGTAGAGGATGGGTTACCGAAATCTTCAAGCATAAAAGGCTTCATGGCTTCAAAAACTTCGGGGTCGAGGGGCGTGGTGGCTGCGTTATCGAGGTAAATGCGCATGTTTCAAACGATTACGGGGCAAAAATAATGAAAATCACATTCAACCGGTCACTACCGGGTTGATGATAAAAATCAGCATCGCTCTAAGCTTATTTCCTGATCAAACTGCTGATGTCATCCATTATCCGCCTGGCCAGGGCATCAGCCTTTTTAGCATCCTGCGATTCCGCATAGATCCGGATAATTGGTTCCGTGTTTGATTTGCGCAAATGCACCCACTCTTTAGAGGACTCAAAATCTATCTTAACCCCATCAGCCGTGTTGATTTTTTCGTGTGCGTACTTCCTTTGCACAGCTTCCAAAACAGCATCTACATTTATACCCGGTGTGAGTTCAATTTTATTTTTGGAGATAAAATAATCCGGATAGGTTTTTCGCAAGGCGGAAGCTTTCATCCCCGCCTTTGCCAGGTGTGTTAAAAATAAAGCTATGCCCATCAGTGCATCGCGGCCATAATGCAGCTCGGGAAAAATAACGCCACCATTTCCTTCACCGCCAATGATGGCCTTCGTTTCCTTCATTACATTTACCACGTTCACTTCACCCACCGAAGCAGCCGTATATATGCCTCCTGCTTTTTCGGTAACATCGCGTAACGCACGTGTTGAAGAAAGATTGGAAACCGTGTTCCCTTTTTTCTTTTTTAAAATATAATCGGCAACCGCCACCAGCGTGTATTCTTCACCAAAAGGTTTACCATCTTCCTGCACTAAAGCAAGCCGATCAACATCCGGATCAACCACAATGCCTAGATGGCATTTATTTTTTTTAACAGCTGAGCAAATAGCCTTAATGTTTTCCGGTAGTGGTTCCGGATTGTGGGGAAACTTTCCGGTAGGTTCACAATACACTTCCACTACTTTTTTCACACCCAGTCTTTTCAATAATGGGGGTACCGAAATTCCCCCGGTTGAATTAACGGCATCTACGGCAATCGTAAATTTTGCTTTTTTTATTGCCTTCACATCTACCCACTTACTTTTCAAAATCAAGTCGATGTGTTTTTTGATATACGAATCGTTGCGTGTGTACTTGCCGAGTTTGTTTACCTCAGCGAAAGAAAAGTTGTCGGCTTCTGCAAGACGCAATACAGCAGCGCCATCAGCTGCGGAAATAAACTCCCCTTTTTCATTGAGCAGCTTTAGGGCATTCCATTCGCCAGGGTTATGGCTGGCCGTAAGGATAATTCCTCCTCCGGCTTTTTCAAGCGGTACAGCAATTTCAACAGTAGGCGTAGTGGAAAGACCAAGATCAACAACATCCAATCCCAATGCCTGAAGGGTTGAACTCACCAATGTGCTTACCATTTCACCTGAAATTCGGGCATCCCGCCCAATCACAACTTTTTTTCCCTTTCGGGAGATAACCCATGTGCCAAAAGCGGCCGCAAATTTTACAACATCAACAGGGGTAAGGTTGTCACCTGGCTTGCCACCAAGGGTACCACGGAAACCAGAAATAGATTTGATCAGTGACAAAACTGG is part of the Cyclobacteriaceae bacterium genome and harbors:
- the katG gene encoding catalase/peroxidase HPI, producing the protein MENKAATMNGESKCPFHAGKQTAGGGTRNRDWWPNQLKLNVLRQHSSLSNPMGEQFNYAQEFKKLDYEGLKKDLHALMTDSQDWWPADFGHYGPLFIRMAWHSAGTYRTGDGRGGAGAGQQRFAPLNSWPDNTNLDKARRLLWPIKQKYGKKISWADLMVLAGNVALESMGFKTFGFAGGREDVWEPQEDVYWGSESKWLDDNRYTGERDLENPLAAVQMGLIYVNPEGPNGNPDPLKAAIDIRETFKRMAMNDEETVALIAGGHTFGKTHGAAPATHVGPDPEAAGIEEQGLGWKSSYGSGKAGDTITSGIEVTWTTTPTKWSNNFFWNLFGYEWELTKSPAGAHQWKPKHGAGAGTVPDAFDKSKRHEPRMLTTDLSLRFDPIYEKISRRFMENPDEFADAFARAWFKLTHRDMGPIARYLGPEVPKEELIWQDPIPAVKHKLIDDKDIAALKVKILASGLTVSQLVSTAWASASTFRGSDKRGGANGARIRLAPQKNWEVNNPTQLAKVLQTLEGIQKDFNTGGKHVSLADLIVLAGCAGVEQAAKNAGHSVTVPFTPGRGDASQEQTDVESFEVLEPIADGFRNYMKKKYTVSAEELLVDKAQLLTLTAPELTVLVGGMRVLNTNFDNSKHGVFTKKPEALTNDFFMNLLDMSTTWSAIADVQDVFEGRDRKTGTVKWTGTRVDLVFGSNSELRALAEVYACADAQEKFVKDFVAAWNKVMNLDRFDLN
- a CDS encoding DinB family protein, with product MLDTHWKNKIDTVTEKFVERFGALTITQLNHKPDRNVWSVAQNIAHLILLNSSYFRYFDEIKKGNHVLPSGSPEQQAAESLRIIHPYTSSDRLKRAGTWTIWQPANEIFDSRILSDFSDHQSVFKNHIVGLQNFYSQSTYIKYPGETELVFRLEDCIDFLIEHENRHWIQANEVTANKS
- the glmM gene encoding phosphoglucosamine mutase; this translates as MSLIKSISGFRGTLGGKPGDNLTPVDVVKFAAAFGTWVISRKGKKVVIGRDARISGEMVSTLVSSTLQALGLDVVDLGLSTTPTVEIAVPLEKAGGGIILTASHNPGEWNALKLLNEKGEFISAADGAAVLRLAEADNFSFAEVNKLGKYTRNDSYIKKHIDLILKSKWVDVKAIKKAKFTIAVDAVNSTGGISVPPLLKRLGVKKVVEVYCEPTGKFPHNPEPLPENIKAICSAVKKNKCHLGIVVDPDVDRLALVQEDGKPFGEEYTLVAVADYILKKKKGNTVSNLSSTRALRDVTEKAGGIYTAASVGEVNVVNVMKETKAIIGGEGNGGVIFPELHYGRDALMGIALFLTHLAKAGMKASALRKTYPDYFISKNKIELTPGINVDAVLEAVQRKYAHEKINTADGVKIDFESSKEWVHLRKSNTEPIIRIYAESQDAKKADALARRIMDDISSLIRK
- a CDS encoding cysteine desulfurase, which translates into the protein MRIYLDNAATTPLDPEVFEAMKPFMLEDFGNPSSTHAHGRKVRAAIESSRKKIAELLNCTPGEIIFTSGGTEADNAILVCAAETYNIRHIISSPIEHHAVTHTLENLTNHGKAQLHMVKLEEKGHVDLNDLEALLKKYPNAMVSLMHANNEIGNLLDINRVGELCEANGAFFHSDTVQTIGHYRHDMRSLKVCGMTAGAHKFHGPKGAGFMYIRKDKKIHSFIHGGAQERNMRGGTENVYGIIGLAKALEIAYREMDEHVKHITALKSHMIEKLKENIPGVMFNGDSANLERSLYTVLNVSLPETDDSGLLLFNLDLQGISASGGSACSSGATTGSHVLAALYPESKRSAVRFSFSKYNTDEEIDYAVDKLAEVYKVEV
- a CDS encoding acetyl-CoA hydrolase/transferase family protein, yielding MYPKIVSAREAVKVIESGNRVFVHGSAATPQFLLKALAKRAHELKHVELVAVSTLGELELAKPEYAESFYINSLFVSENIRGAINDGRGNYIPIFLSEISRLFEKNILPLDVALLHISPPDKHGLCSLGVSVDVARAAAKHAKHIIAQVNPNMPRTHGDGFIDIHQIHTLVETDDNLPEVNYAAQITDCDRTIGKYVAELVEDRSTLQMGIGAIPDAVLESLTHCKDLGVHTEMFSNGVIDLMKKGVITNKYKKKHRGKTVTSFAIGSRDLYSFVDDNPQFAFLEAEYVNDGRIIRTNPKVVAINSAIEIDITGQVCADSIGTYQYSGVGGQMDFIRGASLSEGGKPIIAMGSATKKGASKIVPYLKQGAGVVTTRAHMHYVVTEYGVAYLYGKNLRQRAYELMHIAHPDNREALEQEIIKRFGSNVYAVQ
- a CDS encoding OsmC family protein; this encodes MDKKKKQRTIIFYKTYFDDADEPVDKGGKDIGFSPKELLASALAACTSATVRMYADRKHWPLDEVKIDINLERDEVTNKTVINRKVQFIGTLDDEQRKRLLAVANACPVHKILTNPIEINTSL
- a CDS encoding LysR family transcriptional regulator — protein: MTLTQLEYIVALDTWRHFVLASEKCFVTQPTLSMQIQKLEEELEVKIFDRTKQPVVPTEIGVGIIAQARIVLREAGFINQLIAEQKNTMAGELRMGIIPTLAPYLLPQLFKNISQKYPQVKLTVKETITEDVVHDLKQNRIDCGIVVTPLNDHSVNEDVLFYEELFVYVSKRNVLHNKKYVLPSEIDPNQLWLLEEGHCFRSQILNLCELRKHSDFHFNYETGNIETLKRMVDNTDGITILPELAVMEFNKAQLNQVKRLREPSPAREVSLVTHRDHLKTKLLKTLKEEILAIVPKPMHKLQNKKVVEINY
- a CDS encoding DUF2520 domain-containing protein: MSSSVSFAGSGNLAWHLAPALDNAGYSVREVYSRNPSHAAALVERLYEAEVKATLDFSTSDSRLFIIAVSDDAIEEVAREIILPDDAILVHTSGSQSLSKLGYAATPDIGVFYPLQTFSKTRKIDFNDLPIFIESESEGVEKILIKMGHAISRQVFSIDSDKRKALHVAAVFASNFTNHMLRISKQVADQNDLDFDWLKPLIAEALNKSLAIGPEQAQTGPAKRGDLETLDRHMAFLQQDEKLAELYRVISQHIVDSNE